CCGGCGTAATGCGCCAGATCCTCCCCATACCCATCGGCTTTTCGAGATTGCGGGCGCGAATCTCCTTCGAGAGATACTCCGTCAGGTAGATGCGGTGCTGAATGACGCCGCGATACATATCCGCGATATAGAGCGCCCCGTCCGGGCCGAACTGCGCTTCCACCGGGCGAAACCGCTCGTCCCGCGACGCGAGAAACTCGCGATCCTTGAACGCATTGACCCAGAACGGCAGGCCCGCCGCATCGTGGTCGCGGTGGATGACTTTGACAAGATTTCCCGCAGGTTCGCAAACAAAAACGCCTCCTCGCATCGCGTCGTCCCAGCGCGAAGAGTGGCACATCGCCGGCCCGCACGCCGCGGTCAGCGAAGCCAGTCGCCCGTCTTCGCGCAGGATCCGAGGCTGATAGCCACGGTTCACGCCGGTGTTCGGGCGAATCGAAAAGGTCGCGGCGTCGCGACCAACCTTGTGATACACCGTGCGAATGTTCGGGCTGCTCGCGTCGCGCCGAGCATAATGCCTGGGCAGCAGATCGCCGCGCAATGACTCGGAGTTGGGCGTGGTATACAACCGCCCCCACTCGTCGAGTGTCATGCCCCACTGGCCTTGCACCGGCACGGGCCGCGTCAGCACCGTCTGGCCATCAAACTTCAAGTCGATCTTGAACTGCGACAGGTGAATCCAGTTGTCAACGCCCCAGCGCAGCGCATTCCCGGCGTGCTCCGGATTCTCGTGCCCATCAAAGCCCGTGAGCAGCACTCGCTTCTGGTCCGCCTTGCCATCGCCGTTGGTGTCGCGACAGAACAGCAGGTTCGGAGGCTCGATCACCAGAAGCCCGCCAAAGCACGGCAGAATCGCACGCGGCAGCACCAGCCCGTCGAGAAACACCGTCGATCGATCAGCACGCCCGTCTGCGTCGGTGTCTTCAAGCACCACCACGCGGCTGACCGGCACCAGTTCGCCCGCGCCCTCGACGTTGGGCATGTAACTCCGCATCTCGACGACCCAGAGCCGACCGTCTTCATCGAACGCCATCGCCACCGGGTCTTCGATCATCGGCTCGGCAGCAAAGAGAGCGATTTCATACCCCGGCTCGATCTCGAAGGCCGCGAGTGCCTCATCGGGCATGAGCACGGGCGATTCCGCGCGCTGCTTCTCTCCCTCTGCTACCGCCTCGACATCCACCAGCCGCCCGCCACGTGCCACCAGCGCCGCGCCCACCACCAGCACAACCCACAGGATCGTCAGCGGACGCAGGCGTGTGATCGCACGCAGGACCATAAGTCATCAATCTCGTTCCGAGCGTCGCCGCTTGAGCTCGGCGTCGATGAACTTGTCCAGTTCGCCGCGATCGAGCACATCCACAGGGTTGGCTTCCATGCCCGTGCGATGATCTTTCACGCGATTGTCGTACAGCACGTAGCTGCGGATCTGCGCCCCCCAGCCGCGGTGTTCGAGCTTGCCGCCCGAGGCTTCGCTGATCTCCTTCTCGCGGCGTTCATCTTCCAGCAGTTCGAGCTTGGCCATCAGCAGCGACATCGCCTGCCGCTTGTTCTGCCCCTGATCGCGGTACGTGCTCGACACCACCATGAACCCCGTTGGCTTGTGCACCAGCCGAATCGCCGAGGCCACCTTGTTGACGTTCTGCCCGCCGGGGCCGCTCGACCGCGCAAAGGCCGTGATCTCCAGATCCTTCTCCGGGATCTCGACATCCACTTCCTCGATCACCGGCGTGACGTCCACAGTTGCGAAACTTGTCTGCCTCTTGCCCTGGGCGTTGAACGGGCTGACGCGCGCCAGGCGGTGCGTGCCGCGTTCACACGACATGTATCCAAACGCGTAGGCCCCCTTGATCAGCAGCGTCACGTGGTCGATGCCCACTTCCGTGCCATGCGTCAGCGAGACTTCCTCGACCTTCCATCCGGTGCGCTCGAAGTAGAACATATACATCCGCAGCAGCATCTCGGCCCAGTCGTTGGCCTCTGTGCCGCCGTCGCCGGCCGAGATCGTGAAGTAGCAGTCTCGCGTGTCATACTTGCCGCCCAGCAGCGACTGGAGTTCGATCTTGTCCATCGCGCCCAGCAGCCGCGCCAGCGCCGCGTCGGCCTCTTCGAGCAGATCGGCATCATCCGACTCGCGTGACATCTCGTAGGCGAGCCTGGCGTCGTCGAACTGGGCCATGAGAATCTTGAGTGGCTCGGTCTGGGCCTTGATGAGCTTGAGTTCCCCGACGACTTCCTTCGCCTTGTCCTGATGATCCCAGAAATCGGTCGCGCCCATGCGCTCCTCGAGCGCACTCATGCGCTGGCGTTTGACGTCGTAGTCAAAGAGAGTCGCGGATGGTCAAGATCCGCGCCTCGAGTTCATCGATCACCCGCTGATGTGCTTCCAGCTGCATGCCTTGCTCCTGTGCTCGGAGTTTAGGCCTGCTGCGCCCTGCCCCTTCCGGGCCATGATGCCTGCACTGATGGCGACCTAGCGTTCACCCATGTTCGACCTGACGCTGGCCACCCTGGATCCCGATCGGCAGCAGGCCATCGCGCAGGCTCTGGCGCTGACCATCGTCGTCCTCGGGCTTCTAGTCGCGCTGGTTGTCTCGCTCGCGGCGTACGCCGTGGTCCGTCGGCGTCGCCTGCGTCGCAGCGCGGCACGGCCCGCGCCCACCGCCCATGTCGATGCCTGGGCCGCCGCGGCCGCCCGCATCGCCGTCGAGTCGCATGAAGACGAGTTCGAGGACGACGACTCGTTCGACGAGGACGACGACTCGACCTGGTATGGCGACGACAATGACGATGATGACGACGACGACGATGACGAGGACTCGAGCGCCGGCGGCAGCACCTACTACACCACCGACAAGCCCGCAGACGCGCCGGGCGAGCGCGATCCGGGCAGACCGGGCTCCAGGCCCAGCGGCCCGCAGAGCACCGGCGACGACGACGACACGCCTGACGAAGACTCGTTCGACGGCGACATCCCCGGCAAGCGGCTCGACTTCTAGCCGGCGCGGGCGCGGGCGGGCGCAGCGGCGTGCGGGCCTGGCCGCGCGCGGCGCATAAAAAACCAGCGTCGCCGCTGGCTGGTGGTGATTCGTGTTTATCGAGGTTGGGCGCGCCCCGGCGCGGCCGCTCGTCCCTGTTCAGGCGGCGGCGGGCACGGCCCGGGAGGCTTTGCTCGCCTGGCTCACCAGTTGATCGAACAGTTTGGGGTCGTCGATCGCGATCTGGCTGAGCATCTTGCGGTTGAGCGTGATGCCCGCAAGGCGCAGCCCGTTCATGAACAGGCTGTAGCGGGTGTTGCGCATGCGGCAGGCGGCGGTGATGCGCGTGATCCACAACGCGCGGATGTCGCGCTTGCGCTGGCGGCGGTCGCGGAAGGCGTAGCAGCCGGCGCGGACGACGGCGTCATAGGCGCGATACGGCGAGCGACGATTGGACCCGAAGTAGCCGCGCGCCAGGCGGCGGAGTTTGCGGCGGGCCTGGTTGCGGGCGGCGCCCTTGCTGACTCGTGGCATGATTCAATCTCCTTGGCGTCTGGTGCGGAGCGGCACGCGCCGACTTTCCTGAATGTGTCCCGCCAGACCACGATCGGACCCATCTGGTCCCTGGTGCTGTATCTGTCCGACTCGAATCGTCAATCGTTCTTCGCCTGCGCCTCGCGACGCTGCTGGGGCGAGGGGCTGCGTCGCATGGCCGAACGCGGCGCATTGCGCCCGCGGAGGCGACGGAACAGCAGCTTCTCGAAGCGCTTGGCGTCCGGCCCCGAAGCGTACGGGTCCTTGCGCAACTGGCGCAGGCGCTTGCCGCTCTTGTGGCTCGACAAGTGCTTGTGGTTGGCCGAGCGGTGGCGGATCTTGCCGGTCGCGCTGATGCGGATCCGCTTGAGCAGGCCCTTGTGGGTCTTGAGTTTCGGCATCGCCCTGTTCCTTCTGCAGACCTGCGGCGGTCTGCGGCTGTGTTCCTCGACAAAACGCCCCGGATGCGTCAGATCCGAGCCGGGCCACGATCATAGACCGGCCTTGCGGGTCGAGCAAGGCGGGCCAGAGTCGACAACGAGCACCGCGCGGGCAGCACCCGGGGCCGCGCCGCCGCGTGCGGGTGCCGTTTGGGAGAGAGCAGCGAGCGCCGGGGTGAGCGGGGGTCGATACGAGGCGGAGTTTTGTCGCTACGAGATGACAATTGCGCGATGCGAGTTCATGTTGTGTCGATGCGAGATGAAGTTGTGTCGATTCAACCTCAGGTTTCATCGATGCGAGTTCATGTTTCATCGATACAAGTTCATGTTTTGTCGATGCGCGATGATGTTTTGTCGATCAATTCTGACCAAAAATCGCGCTTATCACGACGTTGTCGCCTGCGGCGTGCTCGGGAATCGACGAATTTCGGCCCTGTCACGCGAATAAACCAGCCCGGACGCACCCAGACTCATGTTTGGCTGCTGCACGGAATACCGAACAGAACCCGACGCCGCCGGGGGCTGTGACCATGGCCTTGCATGGCCACGAGCAGTGGCATAACCGAGGCAAGGGCACCCAGCGCCCGCTCACCGCGGCGTCACGCCGAGAATCGGGTCCTCGGGCGCGACAACCTCAGGCGCTTGCGGGGCGCGCAGCCGCAGCGCGAGCGCCTCGGCCTGACGCGCATAGTCGATCGACTCGCCCAGGATCCGCGCCGCCTCCTGCGGGGCGTGAAACCCCTTCGAGTTTTCGCTGCTCACAAAGTCCAGCCGCCACATCGACTTCCGCTGCAGGTCGTAGACCTCGGACAGATCACTCTCGCTTACGCCCGAGAGTTTGGCCTCCATGATCGCATCGACC
This is a stretch of genomic DNA from Phycisphaeraceae bacterium. It encodes these proteins:
- a CDS encoding c-type cytochrome — its product is MVLRAITRLRPLTILWVVLVVGAALVARGGRLVDVEAVAEGEKQRAESPVLMPDEALAAFEIEPGYEIALFAAEPMIEDPVAMAFDEDGRLWVVEMRSYMPNVEGAGELVPVSRVVVLEDTDADGRADRSTVFLDGLVLPRAILPCFGGLLVIEPPNLLFCRDTNGDGKADQKRVLLTGFDGHENPEHAGNALRWGVDNWIHLSQFKIDLKFDGQTVLTRPVPVQGQWGMTLDEWGRLYTTPNSESLRGDLLPRHYARRDASSPNIRTVYHKVGRDAATFSIRPNTGVNRGYQPRILREDGRLASLTAACGPAMCHSSRWDDAMRGGVFVCEPAGNLVKVIHRDHDAAGLPFWVNAFKDREFLASRDERFRPVEAQFGPDGALYIADMYRGVIQHRIYLTEYLSKEIRARNLEKPMGMGRIWRITPEKSEVIPTRQLSQARDEQLVELLAHEDQWYRLTAQRLLVERRAIGVAPAIRALGDNLSPWARLHGLWTLEGIGALAREDIERALSDAHPAVASAGCQLAERELDAELIEKLAALAAAGPILLRAQAALSLGADSDAAFGALVGLARGHAGDAILRSAIIASLGANHGRALRELAVDAAWPGHDADRAMLSELADAALRGSGAVEVVELAAMLASDRTTTAELLLARVAAWQRLNDARPRRLALSHEPTGWSQMLSQRSGRLGDLAARIDGHLAWPGRIQDAPVQLTSDQEQLFARGARLYTYCQGCHGADGEGMGSQYPPLAGSPRVLADAGLLTRVLLHGLEGQLTREGRTYNESMPPAPLGSDRDFAAVMTYIRRSWGNDAEAVDAQLVEQVRRETRGRNRPWRADELE
- the prfB gene encoding peptide chain release factor 2, with translation MSALEERMGATDFWDHQDKAKEVVGELKLIKAQTEPLKILMAQFDDARLAYEMSRESDDADLLEEADAALARLLGAMDKIELQSLLGGKYDTRDCYFTISAGDGGTEANDWAEMLLRMYMFYFERTGWKVEEVSLTHGTEVGIDHVTLLIKGAYAFGYMSCERGTHRLARVSPFNAQGKRQTSFATVDVTPVIEEVDVEIPEKDLEITAFARSSGPGGQNVNKVASAIRLVHKPTGFMVVSSTYRDQGQNKRQAMSLLMAKLELLEDERREKEISEASGGKLEHRGWGAQIRSYVLYDNRVKDHRTGMEANPVDVLDRGELDKFIDAELKRRRSERD
- the rplT gene encoding 50S ribosomal protein L20, coding for MPRVSKGAARNQARRKLRRLARGYFGSNRRSPYRAYDAVVRAGCYAFRDRRQRKRDIRALWITRITAACRMRNTRYSLFMNGLRLAGITLNRKMLSQIAIDDPKLFDQLVSQASKASRAVPAAA
- the rpmI gene encoding 50S ribosomal protein L35 — encoded protein: MPKLKTHKGLLKRIRISATGKIRHRSANHKHLSSHKSGKRLRQLRKDPYASGPDAKRFEKLLFRRLRGRNAPRSAMRRSPSPQQRREAQAKND